The proteins below come from a single Candidatus Bathyarchaeota archaeon genomic window:
- a CDS encoding MBL fold metallo-hydrolase yields the protein MVTKNGAILLGDSVACDAFCAERPLRVVTHAHADHLYGIRKSVKSCEKVLMTKATRDLTETLNDNLKLQDENVKILQYGKPFRYRDEKITLLHADHILGACQVLVEDAGGIRIAWSGDFRLEGTEAVDCDVLVVEATYGSPSCRRNFDVDPRSLLVDMVEKRLRGGAVYVFGYHGKIQEVMQILRNADVAVPFVMPERVYEVTRVCERHGMNLGCISLSSSSEGHELLDGNLPCVAFYHMNQRSHVGLRNARICVSGWEFQKPCRQIGDREHLIALSDHSDFDGLLEYVKRTRAKQVITDNYRSNGDVLAKEIRRRLGISAVAQPKPLGVPTQTTL from the coding sequence ATGGTAACCAAGAATGGCGCGATTCTGCTAGGGGACTCTGTTGCCTGCGACGCATTCTGCGCTGAGCGTCCCCTGCGGGTTGTGACCCATGCCCACGCAGACCACCTCTACGGCATACGCAAAAGCGTAAAGTCCTGCGAGAAGGTCCTGATGACAAAAGCCACCCGGGACCTCACCGAAACCCTCAACGACAACCTCAAACTCCAAGACGAAAACGTCAAAATTCTCCAATACGGCAAACCCTTCCGCTACAGGGACGAAAAAATCACGTTACTCCACGCCGACCACATCTTGGGCGCCTGCCAGGTTCTTGTCGAAGACGCAGGCGGCATCCGCATTGCCTGGTCAGGGGACTTCCGCTTGGAGGGCACCGAGGCAGTGGACTGCGATGTGCTGGTGGTGGAAGCCACTTATGGGAGTCCGTCTTGCCGACGCAACTTCGATGTGGATCCGCGGTCGCTGCTGGTGGATATGGTGGAGAAGCGGCTGCGGGGCGGGGCGGTCTATGTTTTCGGTTACCACGGCAAGATCCAGGAGGTCATGCAGATTCTTCGTAACGCCGACGTAGCGGTGCCTTTTGTTATGCCTGAGCGTGTCTATGAGGTCACCCGGGTCTGTGAGCGTCACGGCATGAACTTGGGTTGCATTTCGCTTTCCAGCAGCAGTGAGGGCCATGAGCTTTTGGATGGTAACTTGCCCTGCGTGGCATTCTATCATATGAATCAGCGTTCGCATGTGGGTCTGCGTAACGCGCGTATCTGCGTGAGCGGCTGGGAATTCCAGAAGCCCTGCCGGCAAATCGGCGACCGCGAACACCTCATCGCCCTTAGCGACCACAGCGACTTCGACGGCCTCCTCGAGTACGTTAAACGCACACGCGCCAAGCAGGTTATCACCGATAACTACCGCAGCAACGGCGACGTCCTCGCTAAAGAAATCCGTCGGCGCCTCGGCATATCCGCGGTGGCACAACCTAAGCCCCTCGGAGTACCCACACAGACAACCCTCTAA
- the thpR gene encoding RNA 2',3'-cyclic phosphodiesterase has protein sequence MSEQIRSFVAFDINNDNILNRIATIQKSLIQTNADLKLVEPKNIHVTIRFLGDINPDMVEKVYEAMRNVKFTPFNIQLTGLGVFPTVNYPRVVWAGITDGAGQLKSIFEQLEPQIHDLGFAPDPNGFSPHLTIARVRSGANKQRLVDLVQRQENYDFGNIRADCLRLKKSQLSPRGPTYSTLKEYCP, from the coding sequence ATGTCCGAACAGATAAGAAGCTTTGTAGCTTTTGACATAAACAACGATAACATCCTAAACAGGATTGCCACAATCCAGAAATCCCTCATCCAAACCAACGCCGACCTAAAGCTGGTCGAGCCCAAAAACATCCACGTTACCATCCGATTCCTCGGCGACATCAACCCCGACATGGTCGAGAAGGTCTACGAGGCGATGAGAAACGTGAAATTCACTCCCTTCAACATCCAGTTAACGGGTCTAGGCGTTTTTCCCACGGTTAATTACCCACGAGTGGTCTGGGCGGGAATCACCGACGGCGCAGGGCAGCTTAAAAGTATTTTTGAGCAGCTTGAGCCGCAGATACATGACCTCGGATTCGCGCCTGACCCCAACGGTTTTAGCCCCCACCTAACCATCGCACGGGTCCGATCGGGCGCCAACAAGCAGCGGTTGGTGGATTTGGTGCAGCGCCAAGAAAACTACGACTTCGGTAACATACGCGCCGATTGCCTACGTCTTAAGAAAAGCCAGCTTTCGCCTAGAGGACCCACGTACTCGACCCTTAAAGAGTATTGCCCATAG
- a CDS encoding AAA family ATPase has translation MVDADKLVVGLGGMPGSGKSLVVETAKQLGYDVVAMGDVVREQTRLRGLEPTPQNVGKVMLELRAQEGNYVIAKKCIPKIEQQQSSRVIIDGLRSLFEADIFREHFPSFTLVAVHAPPEVRFMRLRQRGRSDDPQTWEVFHERDMRELGVGLGNVIAMAEKILINDNSVEGFKALVKENFNRIEQAWLK, from the coding sequence ATGGTAGACGCTGACAAACTTGTTGTGGGGCTGGGCGGTATGCCGGGCTCAGGCAAATCATTAGTTGTAGAAACCGCAAAGCAACTTGGCTACGACGTGGTGGCGATGGGTGATGTAGTCCGCGAGCAAACCCGCCTACGCGGCTTAGAACCGACCCCGCAGAACGTGGGCAAAGTCATGCTGGAGCTACGCGCTCAGGAAGGTAATTATGTTATCGCCAAAAAGTGCATTCCCAAAATCGAGCAGCAACAAAGCAGCCGCGTCATCATCGACGGCTTACGCAGCCTCTTTGAAGCAGACATTTTCCGAGAGCACTTCCCCAGCTTCACCCTCGTCGCCGTCCATGCGCCCCCAGAGGTGCGGTTTATGCGGCTGCGGCAGCGCGGCAGAAGCGACGATCCGCAAACCTGGGAGGTTTTTCATGAACGGGACATGCGGGAGCTCGGCGTGGGGTTAGGAAACGTTATAGCGATGGCTGAGAAGATACTTATCAACGATAACAGCGTAGAAGGCTTTAAGGCTCTAGTTAAGGAGAACTTTAACAGGATTGAGCAAGCATGGTTGAAGTAG
- the cca gene encoding CCA tRNA nucleotidyltransferase: protein MELEALTQQVLDRITPKIEEYRKVDALSKKLTAQIQAAAQAEGVTATVRVEGSVAKDTWLSENPDIDIFLRLPTSIPRKNLGEVGLKIARAAAQDAEQLERFAEHPYLEIFQDGYRVDIVPCYDAKPGQWQSATDRTPYHTNYIQTHLSPELHGQVRLLKRFMQGVGVYGAEIKVGGFSGYLCELLVMKYGSFRGVVEAFAHYSRRVIVDIEGHYSQRAGELELLFPEPLVIVDPVDAGRNVASAVQSQKLYEFIAASRAFLSAPSIEFFYPPPTHALAPNIVESHLSGENTSHLYLAIGELEAVPDVLWGQLYRTKRALKRLLETNDFQVLRSEAWSNEKSFSIIVFELAQSHLPNVKKHLGPQLERVAECDRFLSKYVGDQKVIAGPYVEDGRWIVEVPRKYTDAAALLAEKLVGGGKEAGVADLVTGALSQGGNVLVDRGILKLYTEHSDFAVFLTEFLVGKPSWLKAH from the coding sequence ATGGAGCTTGAAGCGTTAACCCAGCAGGTTCTTGACAGAATCACACCTAAAATCGAAGAGTACAGAAAAGTTGATGCTTTAAGCAAAAAACTCACCGCTCAAATCCAAGCCGCCGCCCAAGCCGAAGGCGTCACAGCCACAGTCCGCGTGGAAGGCTCAGTTGCCAAAGACACATGGCTATCCGAGAACCCTGACATCGACATTTTTCTTCGCTTACCAACCAGCATCCCCCGAAAAAACCTAGGTGAAGTCGGCTTAAAAATCGCCCGCGCCGCCGCCCAAGACGCCGAGCAGCTTGAACGCTTCGCTGAGCACCCTTACCTTGAAATCTTCCAGGATGGTTACCGAGTGGACATTGTGCCATGCTATGATGCAAAGCCTGGTCAGTGGCAGAGCGCAACGGACCGAACCCCCTACCATACAAATTACATCCAAACTCACCTAAGCCCGGAGCTGCATGGGCAGGTTCGACTGCTTAAGCGTTTTATGCAGGGCGTAGGCGTGTATGGCGCAGAGATTAAGGTGGGGGGGTTTAGTGGTTACCTCTGTGAACTTTTAGTTATGAAGTATGGCTCCTTTAGGGGAGTCGTTGAAGCATTCGCCCACTACAGCAGACGGGTTATAGTTGACATAGAGGGCCACTACAGCCAACGTGCGGGGGAGCTGGAGTTGCTTTTCCCCGAACCCCTCGTCATCGTGGATCCCGTGGACGCAGGCAGAAACGTTGCCTCTGCGGTGCAAAGCCAAAAACTCTACGAATTCATCGCAGCCTCAAGAGCGTTCCTATCAGCCCCCAGCATAGAATTCTTCTATCCGCCGCCTACCCATGCACTGGCGCCTAACATCGTTGAAAGCCACCTCTCAGGCGAAAACACCTCCCATCTCTACCTCGCCATAGGGGAACTAGAGGCGGTTCCAGACGTGCTTTGGGGGCAACTTTACCGCACCAAACGCGCGCTGAAACGGCTGCTAGAAACCAACGATTTTCAAGTGCTACGCAGTGAGGCATGGAGCAACGAAAAATCCTTCAGCATTATCGTCTTCGAACTTGCGCAGAGCCATTTGCCCAACGTAAAAAAGCATCTTGGACCACAGCTTGAACGCGTAGCAGAATGCGACAGATTCCTTTCCAAATATGTCGGCGACCAAAAGGTGATAGCTGGCCCCTACGTGGAAGACGGACGCTGGATAGTCGAGGTTCCAAGGAAATACACCGACGCCGCCGCCCTTTTAGCGGAGAAACTTGTCGGCGGAGGCAAAGAGGCAGGGGTGGCAGATTTGGTGACTGGGGCGCTATCTCAAGGCGGCAATGTCTTGGTTGATAGGGGAATTCTTAAGCTCTATACTGAGCACTCGGACTTCGCCGTGTTTTTAACTGAGTTTTTGGTGGGTAAGCCATCTTGGCTAAAAGCCCATTGA
- a CDS encoding undecaprenyl-diphosphate phosphatase, with the protein MNLLQAITLGLIQGTTEWLPISSTGHLRVAEYFFGLSVPLLFDVLLHAGTLLVILVYFRVAIKNVLLALWHRDLSSGDGKLIIPIIVGSIPTAAIAVLIGDWMDAYFSSLLWLGIWFIISGLLLLATKFSKERTDKISVRAALLVGVMQGLAIIPSASRSGFTIAAMLLLGIKQEVAFKFSFLLSIPAVIGALGLTLYQQHDSLTGAGIGGLEIFAALAITVAISFAALKILQVSLAARKFYLFSIYCFAMGAIMLALSSMGF; encoded by the coding sequence ATGAATCTGCTCCAAGCCATAACTTTAGGGTTAATTCAGGGCACTACAGAGTGGCTGCCAATCAGCAGCACGGGGCACCTTCGAGTCGCCGAGTACTTCTTTGGCTTAAGCGTGCCGTTGCTCTTTGACGTATTGCTGCATGCGGGCACACTGCTGGTTATCCTAGTTTACTTCCGAGTCGCCATCAAAAACGTGCTCTTGGCGCTTTGGCACCGTGACCTCAGCAGCGGCGACGGCAAACTCATCATCCCCATAATCGTCGGCAGCATACCTACAGCCGCCATAGCTGTGTTGATTGGCGACTGGATGGATGCATACTTTAGCAGCTTATTGTGGCTAGGCATATGGTTCATCATAAGCGGCTTGCTGCTGCTTGCCACAAAATTCAGCAAAGAACGCACCGACAAAATCAGTGTACGCGCGGCTTTGCTGGTGGGTGTTATGCAGGGATTAGCCATAATTCCCAGTGCATCACGCAGCGGCTTCACCATCGCCGCCATGCTACTTTTGGGCATAAAACAGGAGGTTGCATTCAAATTTTCATTTTTGCTCTCCATACCCGCAGTCATCGGCGCCTTAGGCTTAACCCTCTACCAGCAACACGACTCCCTTACCGGCGCCGGCATCGGAGGCTTGGAGATATTTGCTGCACTTGCCATTACGGTCGCTATTAGTTTTGCGGCGCTTAAAATCCTGCAGGTGAGTTTAGCTGCCCGAAAGTTCTACCTGTTCTCAATTTACTGCTTTGCAATGGGCGCAATTATGCTGGCTTTGAGTTCAATGGGCTTTTAG
- a CDS encoding Lrp/AsnC ligand binding domain-containing protein: MPTAYILINTETGLEFDVARELRRIEGVKEVSPVYGAYDIVVKVSSENAEDLKRIVTWQIRKLSSIKATLTNIIHEKTEQPAPSQGI; this comes from the coding sequence GTGCCTACTGCATATATCTTGATTAACACGGAAACGGGCTTAGAGTTTGATGTTGCCAGAGAGCTTAGAAGAATCGAGGGCGTCAAAGAAGTATCGCCGGTCTATGGGGCATACGACATTGTAGTGAAGGTATCCTCGGAAAACGCAGAGGACCTCAAGCGGATAGTCACCTGGCAAATAAGGAAACTAAGCAGCATAAAAGCAACCTTAACCAACATAATCCACGAAAAAACCGAGCAGCCTGCACCATCTCAGGGGATTTGA